Part of the Gammaproteobacteria bacterium genome is shown below.
TCATCGGCCACCATATGATCCACGGCGACTTTTAAATCGGGAAACGCGGTACGGAACATCGTAAAGAACTGTATAAAGCCGTCCGGGCCTTCGCCCTGATCGGGCGCGGGGTCATGATCGACCACGTTCGGCGCCATGACGTCCCGCAATACTTCGAGCGTGCCGCTGTTGATGGCGTCGCCCATTGTCTGCTGGGTTTTGATGTTGTCCTGCTGACTCATATGTTTACTCCTTATGGTTGAATGTATGGTTACGCGCCGGGCCGCAATATGATCTTGGTCCAGCCCTAGTCGCGGTTGTCGAAGTGTTTGTACACATCCGGCGCCTGTCCAGCGA
Proteins encoded:
- a CDS encoding ester cyclase translates to MSQQDNIKTQQTMGDAINSGTLEVLRDVMAPNVVDHDPAPDQGEGPDGFIQFFTMFRTAFPDLKVAVDHMVADEDNVAIAYKVTGTHRGDFNGVAATGQRIEVRGMQIARFENGKIVERWGSSDELGILKQLGVSPA